One Kineosporia sp. NBRC 101731 DNA segment encodes these proteins:
- a CDS encoding MerR family transcriptional regulator has product MRIGELAERTGVSVRSLRYYEEQGLLSSERSSGGHRHYTEQEIDRVEYLQRLYSAGLSSQTILRVLPCLESPNGETSDSAFAHLVAERDKLREHIAGLTRTLESLDELIVLNRARRDQFDEATPDVT; this is encoded by the coding sequence ATGCGGATCGGTGAGCTGGCAGAACGCACCGGCGTGAGCGTGCGCTCGCTGCGCTACTACGAGGAGCAGGGCCTGCTCAGCAGTGAGCGCAGCTCCGGCGGCCATCGGCACTACACCGAGCAGGAGATCGACCGGGTCGAGTACCTGCAGCGCCTCTACTCGGCGGGCCTGTCCAGCCAGACCATCCTGCGGGTCCTGCCCTGCCTGGAGTCGCCGAACGGGGAGACCAGCGACTCCGCGTTCGCCCATCTGGTGGCCGAACGCGACAAGCTCCGCGAGCACATCGCAGGCCTGACCCGCACGCTGGAGTCGCTCGACGAGCTGATCGTGCTCAACCGCGCGCGGCGCGACCAGTTCGACGAGGCGACCCCGGACGTCACCTGA
- a CDS encoding tripartite tricarboxylate transporter substrate-binding protein has product MSHRRSHRRLHTITAAGLLLVPLLGLAGCGQESPTNSASGFPATGRLQLIAPAAPGGGWDGTARALSQAVEDSDLVKNPQVINIEGAGGTIGLARFVADDDPKQLLVMGAVMIGAIAVNQSQITIADAVPVARLTGESEVLVVPKDSPFQTLDDFTRAFTDDPGGHAIAGGSAGGTDQVTAGLYAEAVGVDPRKVNYIPYSGGGESLAAILGGQVAAGISGVQEWAGQIESGDLRVLAVSSPERIGSLDAPTFTEQGVDVEVANWRGILAPPGTTADEVADIQQFLTEVHDSPQWKQALSTNGWDDTFMVGPQVAPFFEEQVTEYAGTLKKIGLVE; this is encoded by the coding sequence TTGTCACATCGCCGGTCACATCGACGCCTGCACACCATCACCGCCGCCGGGCTGCTGCTGGTGCCGCTGCTCGGCCTGGCCGGCTGCGGACAGGAGTCGCCCACCAACAGCGCCTCCGGCTTTCCGGCGACCGGCCGGCTGCAGCTGATCGCCCCGGCCGCACCGGGCGGCGGCTGGGACGGCACCGCCCGGGCCCTCAGCCAGGCCGTGGAAGACTCCGACCTGGTGAAGAACCCCCAGGTCATCAACATCGAGGGGGCCGGCGGCACGATCGGCCTGGCCCGGTTCGTGGCCGACGACGACCCGAAACAGCTGCTGGTCATGGGGGCCGTGATGATCGGTGCGATCGCGGTCAACCAGTCGCAGATCACCATCGCCGACGCCGTGCCGGTGGCCCGCCTGACCGGCGAGTCCGAGGTGCTCGTCGTGCCGAAGGACTCGCCGTTCCAGACCCTCGACGACTTCACCCGCGCCTTCACCGACGACCCGGGCGGGCACGCGATCGCCGGTGGCTCGGCGGGCGGCACCGACCAGGTCACGGCCGGGCTCTACGCCGAGGCGGTCGGTGTGGACCCGCGGAAGGTCAACTACATCCCCTACTCCGGCGGGGGTGAGTCCCTGGCCGCGATCCTCGGCGGCCAGGTCGCCGCCGGGATCTCGGGCGTGCAGGAGTGGGCCGGGCAGATCGAGTCCGGCGACCTGCGGGTGCTCGCCGTCAGCTCGCCCGAGCGCATCGGTTCCCTCGACGCGCCGACGTTCACCGAACAGGGTGTGGACGTGGAAGTGGCCAACTGGCGCGGCATCCTGGCGCCCCCGGGAACCACGGCGGACGAGGTCGCGGACATCCAGCAGTTCCTCACCGAGGTGCACGACAGCCCGCAGTGGAAGCAGGCACTGAGCACCAACGGCTGGGACGACACCTTCATGGTCGGCCCGCAGGTGGCACCGTTCTTCGAGGAGCAGGTCACCGAGTACGCCGGCACCCTGAAGAAGATCGGACTCGTGGAATGA
- a CDS encoding tripartite tricarboxylate transporter TctB family protein, protein MSQATTDRRGLTEILPAGLLVLVGIYMIVDGHSLRTPPTEGAIGPRFFPYVVGVALVVVGIWLAVAVWRGDRAEPEAGEDVDTEATTHWGTLAALAGLMVLYVLILDPVGYLLSTIGLFAGTAYTLGARNPRSLVAVSLLAPFVTFIVFTRLLGVYLPNGILQAVI, encoded by the coding sequence ATGAGCCAGGCAACCACCGATCGCCGCGGTCTCACCGAGATCCTGCCCGCCGGTCTGCTCGTCCTCGTCGGGATCTACATGATCGTCGACGGCCACTCCCTGCGCACCCCGCCCACCGAGGGCGCCATCGGCCCGCGCTTCTTCCCCTACGTCGTGGGCGTCGCCCTGGTCGTGGTCGGGATCTGGCTGGCCGTCGCGGTCTGGCGAGGCGACCGGGCCGAGCCCGAGGCCGGTGAGGACGTCGACACCGAGGCCACCACGCACTGGGGCACCCTGGCCGCGCTGGCCGGGCTGATGGTGCTCTACGTGCTGATCCTCGACCCGGTCGGCTACCTGCTCTCCACCATCGGCCTGTTCGCCGGCACCGCGTACACGCTCGGCGCCCGGAACCCGCGCTCGCTGGTGGCCGTCAGTCTGCTGGCGCCGTTCGTCACGTTCATCGTGTTCACCCGGCTGCTCGGGGTGTACCTGCCCAACGGCATCCTGCAGGCGGTGATCTGA
- a CDS encoding aminotransferase class III-fold pyridoxal phosphate-dependent enzyme, with the protein MRDSWRLLPHLVSEGVRIVGWSCVFGLRRALPGGPGDAELLRGYLLRLGPLYIKAGQVLGTQSGVLAGDTVEQFRSFFSDLPPMRRDQLRATLNRSGAGLFAEFDEDPIAVGSVAQVHTARLVDGRRVAVKVVKTGVRERLAAASLILGALIRGAGLLVPAVRHVDLAGHFAALRPLLTGQCDLLAEQARQEAVAENFRNHPYVRVPDTIPAACREDLLVMEFVEGVPGQDPDRAGHRREELAARLLDAFNTMVYFHGLFHVDPHPGNFLFEPGGRIVLLDFGLVGRLSEDDKWNLSSFYFACVRQEWELAADRFTTTFAQHPERTRGSGEYHAQLTGILRRHFTTETDHWSTMSFLDEASRLLQRNGSLIATRFSLLALSTLTGEGFLSQVDPQLDIWRNGRKFTDRFSPYLSDELRDTFERELGDRTPITGAARRDAARYLVAPTHFDRFVLPAAYPIVVARACGSRLTDLDGNEYVDLSGGFGPHMLGYGHPVPAAAIRRALDSGGVNALGSPAELTLARTLTAAFPGTLAVLANSGTEAVQMAVRMARAHTGRQRVAKFEGHYHGFSDQGMVSSWFRYRGEARSPAPVANSAGAQQSVVDQTLVLQYGLDESLQRITDAAGDLACVIVEPMPSVTGGFDAAFLRRLATTCRAHGVLLVFDEVVTGFRVAYGGVQHLAGVTPDLTCLGKIIGGGLPCGAVVGRPAVVGVARSSGDPFLDVHGRAFVGGTMSGNSITAAAGAAVLGHLRDHPGIYTELDRKTAWLVGELRSHVAALGLSCEISGQHSLLGITFDYARPKLIRDRLAGSHTKANIALACYMRKHGVYLPELHTLMIGDAHTDEDLQLVSLAFAQSLAEMTEAGFFSFESTRPVAVRSTP; encoded by the coding sequence ATGCGCGATTCCTGGCGTCTTCTACCGCACCTGGTCTCCGAGGGGGTCAGGATCGTCGGCTGGAGCTGTGTTTTCGGCCTGCGCCGGGCGTTGCCCGGGGGTCCGGGCGATGCCGAGCTGCTGCGCGGCTACCTGCTGCGCCTGGGGCCCCTGTACATCAAGGCGGGCCAGGTGCTCGGCACCCAGTCGGGGGTGCTGGCGGGCGACACCGTCGAGCAGTTCCGCTCGTTCTTCTCCGACCTGCCCCCGATGCGCCGTGACCAGTTGCGTGCCACGCTGAACCGCTCGGGCGCAGGTCTTTTCGCGGAGTTCGACGAGGATCCCATCGCCGTCGGATCGGTCGCCCAGGTCCACACCGCCCGGCTGGTGGACGGCCGCCGGGTGGCCGTCAAGGTGGTCAAGACCGGCGTACGTGAACGTCTGGCCGCGGCGTCACTGATCCTCGGCGCCCTGATCCGCGGCGCCGGCCTGCTGGTGCCCGCCGTGCGGCACGTCGACCTGGCCGGGCACTTCGCCGCCCTGCGGCCGCTGCTGACCGGGCAGTGTGACCTGCTGGCCGAGCAGGCCCGGCAGGAGGCCGTGGCGGAGAACTTCCGCAACCACCCCTACGTGCGGGTGCCGGACACGATCCCGGCCGCGTGCCGGGAAGACCTGCTGGTGATGGAGTTCGTGGAGGGTGTGCCCGGCCAGGACCCGGACCGGGCCGGTCACCGGCGCGAGGAACTGGCCGCGCGCCTGCTCGACGCCTTCAACACGATGGTCTACTTCCACGGCCTCTTCCACGTCGACCCGCATCCGGGCAACTTCCTGTTCGAGCCCGGCGGGCGCATCGTGCTGCTCGACTTCGGCCTGGTGGGGCGTCTGTCCGAGGACGACAAGTGGAACCTGTCGTCGTTCTACTTCGCCTGCGTGCGCCAGGAATGGGAACTGGCTGCCGACCGGTTCACCACGACCTTCGCGCAGCACCCCGAACGTACCCGCGGATCGGGGGAGTACCACGCCCAGCTGACCGGCATCCTGCGCCGTCACTTCACCACCGAGACCGACCACTGGTCGACCATGTCGTTCCTCGACGAGGCCTCCCGCCTGCTCCAGCGGAACGGCAGCCTGATCGCCACCCGTTTCTCCCTCCTGGCCCTCAGCACCCTGACCGGTGAAGGATTCCTCAGCCAGGTCGACCCGCAGCTCGACATCTGGCGCAACGGGCGCAAGTTCACCGACCGCTTCTCCCCGTACCTCAGCGACGAACTGCGCGACACCTTCGAACGGGAACTCGGCGACCGCACCCCGATCACCGGCGCCGCCCGCCGCGACGCCGCCCGGTACCTGGTCGCCCCGACCCACTTCGACCGGTTCGTGCTGCCCGCCGCCTACCCGATCGTCGTCGCGAGGGCCTGCGGCTCCCGGCTCACCGACCTGGACGGCAACGAATACGTTGATCTGTCCGGTGGATTCGGCCCGCACATGCTCGGCTACGGCCACCCGGTACCGGCCGCGGCCATCCGCCGGGCGCTCGACTCCGGCGGCGTCAACGCCCTGGGCAGCCCGGCCGAGCTCACCCTGGCCCGCACCCTGACCGCGGCCTTCCCCGGAACCCTGGCCGTGCTGGCCAACTCCGGCACCGAGGCGGTGCAGATGGCCGTCCGGATGGCCCGCGCCCACACCGGCCGCCAGCGCGTGGCCAAGTTCGAGGGCCACTACCACGGCTTCTCCGACCAGGGCATGGTCAGCTCCTGGTTCCGCTACCGCGGCGAGGCACGGTCGCCCGCGCCGGTGGCCAACTCGGCCGGCGCCCAGCAGAGTGTCGTCGACCAGACCCTGGTGCTGCAGTACGGCCTCGACGAGAGTCTGCAACGCATCACCGACGCCGCCGGCGACCTGGCCTGCGTGATCGTCGAGCCGATGCCGTCGGTCACCGGGGGATTCGACGCCGCCTTCCTGCGCCGCCTGGCCACGACCTGCCGCGCCCACGGCGTGCTGCTGGTGTTCGACGAGGTCGTCACCGGCTTCCGGGTCGCCTACGGGGGAGTACAGCACCTGGCCGGGGTGACCCCCGACCTCACCTGCCTGGGCAAGATCATCGGCGGTGGCCTGCCCTGCGGCGCCGTGGTCGGGCGCCCCGCCGTCGTAGGGGTCGCCCGCAGCAGCGGCGACCCGTTCCTCGACGTACACGGCCGCGCGTTCGTCGGCGGCACCATGAGCGGCAACTCGATCACCGCGGCCGCCGGTGCCGCGGTGCTGGGCCACCTGCGTGACCACCCGGGCATCTACACCGAACTGGACCGCAAGACCGCCTGGCTGGTCGGCGAACTACGCTCGCACGTGGCTGCCCTCGGCCTCTCCTGCGAGATCTCCGGGCAGCACTCGCTGCTCGGTATCACTTTCGACTACGCCCGTCCCAAGCTGATCCGCGACCGGCTGGCGGGTTCCCACACCAAGGCCAACATCGCCCTGGCCTGCTACATGCGCAAGCACGGCGTGTACCTGCCGGAACTGCACACCCTGATGATCGGTGACGCCCACACCGACGAGGACCTCCAGCTCGTCAGCCTGGCCTTCGCGCAGTCGCTCGCGGAGATGACCGAGGCCGGGTTCTTCAGCTTCGAGTCCACCCGTCCGGTCGCCGTGAGGAGCACCCCGTGA
- a CDS encoding tripartite tricarboxylate transporter permease produces the protein MGNLDLLLQGFGDALTPTYLLYALAGVTIGTAVGVLPGIGPAMTVALLLPITFTLDPTGAFIMFAGIYYGGMYGGSTTSILLNTPGEASSIVTALEGNQMARAGRGAAALATAAIGSFVAGTLATILLTLLAPQVADLAVKLGPQDYFALMILAFLTVSAVLGASLVRGLASLLIGLSLGLIGIDALTGQARLTLGIAQLADGVDVVVVAVGLFAVGEALWVSSRLRHAPAQLLPAAGPWMTRDDLRRSWKPWLRGTALGFPFGTLPAGGAEIPTFLSYATEKRLSHHPEEFGHGAIEGVAGPEAANNAAAAGVLVPLLTLGLPTSATAAVLLAAFQQYGLQPGPALFETNSDLVWALLASLYIGNVLLLVLNLPLVGLWVRLLRIPRPYLYAGILMFAALGSYTINLSAVDVALLFVIGALGFVMRRYGWPVGPAVVGLILGPVAEQQLRRALAISQGDVSTLWSTAFSATVLAVCAVVIAAPLILRAIRRSPTPDEVHR, from the coding sequence ATGGGCAACCTCGACCTGCTGCTGCAGGGCTTCGGCGACGCGCTGACACCCACCTACCTGCTCTACGCCCTGGCCGGCGTCACCATCGGCACCGCCGTGGGCGTGCTGCCCGGCATCGGCCCGGCCATGACCGTGGCCCTGCTGCTGCCGATCACGTTCACGCTCGACCCGACCGGCGCGTTCATCATGTTCGCGGGCATCTACTACGGCGGCATGTACGGCGGCTCCACCACCTCCATCCTGCTCAACACCCCCGGTGAGGCCTCGTCCATCGTCACCGCGCTGGAGGGCAACCAGATGGCCAGGGCCGGGCGCGGCGCCGCCGCCCTGGCCACCGCCGCCATCGGCTCGTTCGTCGCCGGCACGCTCGCCACGATCCTGCTCACGCTGCTCGCCCCGCAGGTCGCCGACCTCGCGGTGAAGCTCGGCCCGCAGGACTACTTCGCCCTGATGATCCTGGCCTTCCTCACCGTCTCCGCCGTGCTCGGCGCCAGTCTGGTGCGCGGGCTGGCCAGCCTCCTCATCGGCCTCTCCCTGGGCCTGATCGGCATCGACGCGCTCACCGGCCAGGCCCGGCTCACCCTCGGCATCGCCCAGCTGGCCGACGGGGTGGACGTGGTGGTCGTCGCCGTCGGTCTCTTCGCGGTGGGCGAGGCGCTGTGGGTGTCGTCCCGGTTGCGTCACGCCCCCGCCCAGCTGCTGCCGGCGGCGGGCCCCTGGATGACGCGGGACGACCTGCGCCGGTCGTGGAAGCCGTGGCTGCGCGGCACCGCACTCGGCTTCCCGTTCGGCACCCTGCCCGCCGGCGGCGCCGAGATCCCCACGTTCCTCTCCTACGCCACCGAGAAGCGCCTCTCGCACCACCCCGAGGAGTTCGGGCACGGCGCCATCGAGGGCGTCGCCGGTCCGGAGGCCGCCAACAATGCCGCCGCCGCAGGCGTTCTCGTGCCCCTGCTGACCCTCGGCCTGCCCACCTCGGCCACCGCCGCGGTCCTGCTCGCGGCTTTCCAGCAGTACGGGCTCCAGCCCGGCCCGGCCCTTTTCGAGACCAACAGCGACCTGGTCTGGGCGCTGCTGGCCAGCCTCTACATCGGCAACGTGCTGCTGCTCGTGCTCAACCTGCCGCTGGTCGGCCTGTGGGTGCGGCTGCTACGCATCCCCCGCCCCTACCTGTACGCCGGGATCCTGATGTTCGCGGCCCTCGGCTCGTACACGATCAACCTCTCCGCCGTCGACGTGGCTCTGCTGTTCGTCATCGGGGCCCTGGGCTTCGTGATGCGGCGCTACGGCTGGCCGGTCGGGCCGGCCGTGGTCGGGCTGATCCTCGGCCCGGTCGCCGAGCAGCAGCTGCGCCGGGCCCTGGCCATCAGCCAGGGCGACGTGAGCACCCTCTGGTCCACGGCATTCTCGGCGACCGTGCTGGCCGTCTGCGCCGTCGTGATCGCAGCCCCCCTCATCCTGCGTGCGATCCGCAGGTCCCCCACTCCCGACGAGGTGCACCGGTGA
- a CDS encoding FAD-dependent oxidoreductase → MITNEELRDEAYRPDLSLTGGRDVHTVLFPHDDLPEQVDVLVVGAGPVGLSAAVELAGRGVSVAVVDKATRATLVRAGAMGHTPRVVEHFRRWGLLQRIRDEWTFPPEWNRGIRLVTSLVGHDLGPAGSAGPTEPTVPERRASPEEALRRPQSAVQKVFIERLGELRVPVSGGWELRALEESADGVEARVVSDGEARLVRARYVIGADGNRSTVRTLAGIERDGERAREQRFRLIVRTPDISGRVGPAPSGVNIVFNEKSSGFLAAVSHREWRVYAGPFPLEHRPTERELLDTARASFGFDVDLDLVSATPYYDATRIARTFRQGRVLLAGDAAHVRTPGGNLGEGFGDVVNLGWKLTAVLRDQAPPALLDSYDEERRRHNWRVADHALERSRRSRATLAQLRAEGIPADQDTSEWAIERREKIRAQLAAESVVAPGVTFDERYDQSRAIWYEASSVRDETPWESGIYEDDPRPGHRAPNGLVDTYGGTLHDRIGSGFALLSIGEDRSLEASFTEAAARRGILLAVVHVKDVPAGSPYRDAQYFLVRPDQHVAWRGDALPSGGAEAVLARVLGGNLR, encoded by the coding sequence ATGATCACGAACGAAGAATTGAGGGACGAGGCGTACCGGCCGGATCTTTCCCTCACCGGTGGGCGCGATGTCCACACGGTGCTCTTCCCGCACGACGATCTTCCGGAACAGGTGGACGTGCTGGTCGTCGGAGCGGGGCCGGTGGGCCTTTCGGCGGCGGTCGAGCTCGCGGGCCGGGGTGTCAGCGTGGCCGTGGTCGACAAGGCCACGCGGGCCACCCTGGTACGGGCCGGGGCGATGGGCCACACCCCGCGCGTGGTCGAGCATTTCCGGCGCTGGGGCCTGTTGCAGCGGATCCGTGACGAGTGGACCTTCCCGCCGGAGTGGAACCGGGGCATCCGGCTCGTCACCTCGCTGGTGGGGCATGATCTCGGCCCTGCCGGATCCGCCGGGCCCACTGAGCCGACGGTCCCGGAACGGCGGGCCAGCCCCGAAGAGGCTCTGAGGCGTCCTCAATCAGCCGTGCAGAAGGTGTTCATCGAGCGCCTGGGCGAATTGCGGGTGCCGGTCTCGGGCGGCTGGGAACTGCGTGCCCTGGAAGAGAGTGCTGACGGGGTCGAGGCCCGGGTGGTGTCCGACGGCGAGGCGCGCCTGGTGCGGGCCCGCTACGTGATCGGTGCGGACGGCAATCGCAGCACGGTGCGGACCCTGGCCGGTATCGAACGCGACGGGGAACGGGCCCGGGAACAGCGTTTCCGGCTGATCGTGCGCACCCCCGACATCAGCGGCCGGGTGGGGCCCGCCCCCAGCGGCGTGAACATCGTGTTCAACGAGAAGTCCTCGGGGTTCCTGGCGGCCGTCAGTCATCGCGAATGGCGTGTGTACGCCGGTCCCTTCCCGCTGGAGCACCGGCCGACCGAACGCGAACTACTCGACACCGCCCGCGCGTCCTTCGGTTTCGATGTCGATCTGGACCTGGTCTCGGCCACCCCGTACTACGACGCGACCCGGATCGCGCGGACGTTCCGGCAGGGCCGGGTGCTCCTGGCGGGTGATGCCGCCCACGTGCGCACCCCGGGCGGCAACCTCGGCGAAGGTTTCGGCGACGTGGTCAACCTCGGCTGGAAACTGACGGCCGTCCTGCGGGACCAGGCTCCACCGGCCTTGCTCGACTCCTACGACGAGGAACGCCGCAGGCACAACTGGCGGGTGGCCGACCACGCGCTGGAACGATCGCGGCGTTCACGCGCGACCCTGGCGCAACTGCGGGCCGAGGGAATCCCGGCCGATCAGGACACCAGCGAGTGGGCGATCGAGCGCCGGGAGAAGATCCGGGCCCAGCTGGCGGCGGAGTCGGTGGTGGCGCCGGGCGTCACGTTCGATGAGCGGTACGACCAGTCCCGGGCGATCTGGTACGAGGCCAGTTCGGTGAGAGACGAGACACCTTGGGAGTCTGGAATTTACGAGGACGATCCACGACCGGGCCACCGAGCCCCGAACGGTCTCGTCGACACCTACGGCGGTACCCTGCACGACCGGATCGGCTCCGGCTTCGCGCTGTTGTCGATCGGTGAGGATCGTTCCCTGGAAGCATCTTTCACTGAGGCGGCGGCCCGACGGGGAATCCTCCTCGCGGTCGTGCACGTGAAGGACGTGCCGGCCGGGAGCCCGTACCGCGACGCGCAGTACTTCCTGGTGCGGCCGGACCAGCACGTGGCCTGGCGCGGTGACGCGCTGCCCTCGGGCGGTGCGGAGGCCGTGCTCGCCCGGGTGCTGGGCGGGAACCTCAGGTGA
- a CDS encoding acyl carrier protein, whose amino-acid sequence MTRDQIFATVVEFATSVGDQVSGQTIALDDTPLSVHGLSSMGLLQLFTQLEDHFGIRISDGDGLRAGSALDVVDLVERKLGARAGETS is encoded by the coding sequence GTGACCAGGGACCAGATCTTCGCCACCGTCGTCGAGTTCGCCACCTCGGTGGGCGACCAGGTGTCCGGGCAGACCATCGCCCTGGACGACACCCCGCTCAGCGTGCACGGGCTCAGCTCGATGGGCCTGCTGCAGCTGTTCACCCAGCTGGAAGACCATTTCGGCATCCGGATCAGCGACGGCGACGGGCTGCGCGCCGGGAGCGCCCTCGACGTGGTGGACCTGGTCGAGCGCAAGCTCGGCGCCCGGGCCGGGGAGACGTCGTGA
- a CDS encoding 3-oxoacyl-[acyl-carrier-protein] synthase III C-terminal domain-containing protein, producing the protein MRFLALEHVLPSRQVTNAEVLTAVRHASARHLPASDLDVVDRLLRSSFDSCGTTVRYHCGAGELPHELALRAGEQALSAAGTDRDEIDLLIYTGVARAVVEPAAATALQAGLGLRNATAFDVSDACASWVRSLDLARHLVATGAHRRIMILNAEFGSRQSHHYELRSLENFPSWHPGLTVGEAATATIVADDDENDHYEASFRTYGDRWQLCYVPLANAGDWFGHHAPEAGAAEPMRFVSHGLRLMEFALARLVEHYRDRPEYEQFKPDVIFGHSASDGMSRLLATRCGLDPDRFRLGHHETANTVSASVPVAMSRAIGRGQLVDGDRVVLLVASSGVTTALTKFVYRS; encoded by the coding sequence GTGAGATTCCTGGCCCTCGAGCACGTCCTCCCCTCGCGGCAGGTCACCAACGCCGAGGTACTCACCGCGGTCCGGCACGCCAGTGCCCGGCACCTTCCGGCCTCGGACCTGGACGTGGTGGACCGCCTTCTGCGCAGCAGTTTCGACTCGTGCGGCACGACCGTTCGCTACCACTGCGGGGCCGGGGAACTGCCGCACGAACTCGCCCTGCGCGCCGGGGAACAGGCCCTGAGCGCCGCCGGGACCGACCGGGACGAGATCGACCTGCTGATCTACACCGGCGTCGCCCGGGCCGTGGTCGAACCGGCCGCCGCCACCGCTCTGCAGGCCGGTCTGGGCCTGCGCAACGCCACGGCCTTCGACGTCTCCGACGCCTGCGCGAGCTGGGTGCGATCGCTCGACCTGGCGCGTCACCTCGTGGCCACCGGTGCCCACCGGCGCATCATGATCCTCAACGCCGAGTTCGGGTCGCGGCAGAGCCACCACTACGAGCTGCGCTCGCTGGAGAACTTCCCGAGCTGGCACCCGGGCCTGACCGTGGGCGAGGCCGCGACCGCCACGATTGTCGCGGACGACGACGAGAACGATCACTACGAAGCCAGTTTCCGCACCTACGGCGACCGTTGGCAGCTGTGCTACGTGCCGCTGGCCAACGCCGGCGACTGGTTCGGCCACCACGCCCCGGAGGCAGGCGCGGCCGAGCCGATGCGCTTCGTCTCGCACGGCCTGCGGCTGATGGAGTTCGCCCTCGCCCGCCTGGTCGAGCACTACCGGGACCGCCCGGAGTACGAGCAGTTCAAGCCCGATGTGATCTTCGGGCACTCGGCCAGCGACGGCATGTCCCGTCTCCTGGCCACCCGGTGCGGCCTGGACCCCGACCGCTTCCGCCTGGGTCACCACGAGACCGCCAACACGGTGTCGGCCTCGGTGCCGGTGGCGATGTCCCGGGCGATCGGGAGGGGACAGCTGGTGGACGGCGACCGGGTGGTGCTGCTCGTGGCCTCGTCCGGGGTCACCACCGCGCTCACCAAGTTCGTCTACCGATCCTGA
- a CDS encoding universal stress protein: MTVLLAHTPHASAEAAFESALEQAIFRDTDLVLVNATKGETLVDPKYATDEALTEFSQRAAGRGVGLSIERPVDADIAAAVLTVAGRYDTDLIVLGVRHRSAVGKFLLGSVAQRIILDADCPVLAVKADTIGAVG; the protein is encoded by the coding sequence GTGACCGTCCTGCTCGCCCACACCCCCCACGCCTCCGCCGAGGCCGCCTTCGAGTCCGCCCTGGAACAGGCCATCTTCCGCGACACCGACCTGGTCCTCGTCAACGCCACGAAGGGCGAGACCCTAGTCGACCCGAAGTACGCGACGGACGAGGCCCTCACCGAGTTCTCGCAGCGCGCCGCGGGTCGCGGGGTCGGCCTGAGCATCGAGCGCCCGGTCGACGCCGACATCGCCGCCGCCGTTCTCACCGTCGCCGGCCGGTACGACACCGACCTGATCGTGCTGGGCGTGCGTCACCGCTCGGCCGTGGGCAAGTTCCTGCTCGGAAGCGTCGCCCAGAGAATCATTCTCGACGCCGACTGCCCCGTCCTCGCGGTCAAGGCAGACACGATCGGCGCGGTAGGCTAG